From a single Phragmites australis chromosome 7, lpPhrAust1.1, whole genome shotgun sequence genomic region:
- the LOC133923464 gene encoding protein indeterminate-domain 16-like produces the protein MEKRGERELQLQLLLPVPAARVLRDVPAALASAADHPQLDLDLSMSIGPRHLPTPRQAPPVPVPSPSPPANENRRAAAAGARQQHQQAVADVRAVKQHAAEQARMASAERAYAERVRELARRELELAEREFARARAIWERAREEVERVERMKQIAARQLVGSASSAAALEITCHACMQHFHP, from the coding sequence ATGGAGAAgcgaggagagagggagctccagctccagctcctgCTCCCCGTGCCCGCGGCCCGAGTCCTCCGCGACGTGCCGGCCGCGCTCGCAAGCGCCGCGGACCACCCGCAGCTGGACCTCGACCTGTCCATGAGCATCGGGCCGAGGCACCTGCCGACACCACGGCAGGCGCCGCCGGTGCCGGTTccgtcgccgtcgccacccGCAAACGAGAacaggagggcggcggcggccggcgcgagGCAGCAGCATCAGCAGGCGGTGGCCGACGTGCGTGCGGTGAAGCAGCACGCGGCGGAGCAGGCCCGGATGGCGTCGGCCGAGCGCGCCTACGCGGAGCGCGTCCGGGAGCTGGCACGGCGTGAGCTGGAGCTCGCCGAGAGAGAGTTCGCGCGCGCCAGGGCGATCTGGGAGCGCGCCCGCGAGGAGGTGGAGCGGGTGGAGCGCATGAAGCAGATCGCGGCTCGTCAGCTCGTCGGCTCGGCGTCGTCTGCTGCGGCGCTGGAGATCACCTGCCATGCCTGCATGCAGCACTTCCACCCGTAG
- the LOC133925439 gene encoding uncharacterized protein LOC133925439, with protein MSIVPRDEVARESGGGPFLYPQLTVTNYTSWVARKKTTKEVWDYLKTRFVGADRVKNARLLTLKSDFNAMCMQEGENLNQYTGRLNSMSVRYANLGEMLDDATLVKKLFDTVPNRFLSVITGIEQFYDLDKMPFEEAVGWLKAFEERTRPRATGGNSISDSQLLFTQAEWQARQKKDGCNSSSSNKGKSHLAADSSNCGRGGRGRGRFHSRGGCGGMSRNDEESGSGGGCCNKSHIKCYNY; from the exons ATGTCGATCGTACCTCGGGACGAGGTGGCGCGGGAGAGCGGCGGTGGGCCGTTCCTGTACCCGCAGTTGACGGTGACAAACTACACGAGCTGG gtggcaaggaagaaaactACGAAGGAGGTCTGGGATTATCTCAAGACAAGGTTTGTCGGTGCGGATCGTGTCAAGAACGCACGACTTCTAACATTGAAGAGCGACTTCAATGCCATGtgcatgcaggagggagagaaCCTGAACCAGTACACCGGAAGGCTCAACAGCATGTCTGTCAGGTACGCAAACCTAGGGGAGATGCTCGACGACGCTACATTGGTCAAAAAGCTGTTCGACACCGTGCCGAATCGATTCCTAAGTGTAATCACCGGGATTGAGCAGTTCTACGACCTCGATAAGATGCCGTTCGAGGAAGCCGTGGGGTGGCTTAAGGCGTTTGAAGAACGTACTCGCCCGCGTGCAACCGGCGGCAATAGCATCAGCGACAGCCAGCTCTTGTTCACTCAGGCTGAGTGGCAGGCGCGGCAGAAGAAGGATGGTTGcaactcctcatcaagcaacaagggcAAATCCCACCTTGCTGCAGATAGCAGCAACTGTGGCCGGGGTGGTCGTGGACGCGGCAGATTCCATAGCAGAGGTGGTTGCGGCGGGATGTCGCGCAATGACGAGGAGAGCGGCTCGGGCGGCGGTTGCtgcaacaagagccacatcaagtgctACAACTACTAA